A portion of the Acidisarcina polymorpha genome contains these proteins:
- a CDS encoding nucleoside permease yields the protein MKSRLSLMMFLEYFIWGAWYVTVGTWLGQGMHFSGEQIGLAAGTTAIGAIASPFFIGLIADKLFATQKVLAVLHALGAVLLFLASSQTTFGPIYLLVLLYAVAYMPTLALTNSLAFRQMSDPKLEFAPIRVLGTGGWITAGILVGSLRLEATAMPLRLAAGASLAMAIYCLTLPNTPPLGATKKFGMRDIFPSEVLNLFRERSFAIFALASFLICIPLQFYYAFTNLFLNEIGVKNAASKMTGGQMSELFCMLLIPWFFRRLGVKYMLVAGMSAWTLRYALFAYGNPGAGVWMLWLGILLHGICYDFFFVTGQIYIDRKSSPAFRAAAQGTITLITYGLGMLLGSWLSGRVVDFYVRTGADGLVTHAWRPIWLFSAGCSAVVLLLFFLTFSGKEADASMRGVPTEEMAEGVPL from the coding sequence ATGAAATCTCGGCTTTCGTTGATGATGTTCCTGGAGTACTTCATCTGGGGCGCGTGGTATGTGACGGTTGGGACCTGGCTCGGGCAAGGGATGCACTTCTCTGGCGAGCAAATCGGATTAGCTGCCGGCACGACCGCGATCGGTGCGATTGCCTCGCCCTTTTTTATTGGACTTATCGCCGATAAATTGTTCGCCACCCAAAAAGTGCTGGCAGTGTTGCACGCTTTGGGCGCAGTGCTGCTCTTCCTCGCTTCTTCGCAGACTACGTTCGGTCCCATTTACTTGCTGGTGCTGCTTTATGCGGTCGCCTACATGCCCACTCTCGCTTTGACGAATTCGCTTGCATTTCGGCAGATGAGCGATCCAAAGCTGGAATTTGCACCAATCCGGGTTTTGGGCACCGGCGGATGGATCACGGCCGGGATCCTGGTTGGCTCGCTGCGGCTCGAAGCCACGGCCATGCCGCTGCGCCTGGCGGCGGGGGCTTCTCTGGCCATGGCGATTTATTGCCTCACACTACCGAATACGCCACCGCTTGGCGCCACCAAGAAGTTCGGTATGCGAGATATCTTCCCCTCCGAAGTTCTGAACCTCTTTCGGGAGCGGTCCTTTGCCATCTTCGCACTCGCTTCGTTTCTAATCTGTATCCCACTGCAGTTTTATTACGCATTTACCAACCTCTTTTTGAACGAAATTGGGGTAAAGAACGCAGCCAGCAAAATGACCGGCGGCCAGATGTCGGAGCTTTTCTGCATGCTCCTGATCCCATGGTTCTTCCGGCGTCTCGGGGTCAAGTACATGCTGGTGGCGGGCATGTCCGCCTGGACGCTGCGCTATGCGCTCTTCGCCTACGGCAACCCCGGAGCCGGTGTGTGGATGCTGTGGCTCGGCATTCTCCTGCATGGCATCTGCTATGACTTCTTCTTTGTAACGGGGCAGATTTATATCGACAGAAAGTCCTCGCCCGCCTTCCGCGCCGCGGCTCAGGGCACGATCACGCTGATTACTTATGGGCTAGGAATGCTGCTTGGCTCGTGGCTTTCCGGCAGGGTCGTCGATTTCTATGTGCGGACTGGCGCCGACGGGCTGGTCACTCACGCGTGGAGACCTATCTGGCTGTTTTCGGCCGGATGTTCGGCAGTCGTGTTGTTGCTGTTCTTCCTGACCTTCTCGGGCAAAGAGGCGGACGCTTCGATGCGCGGGGTTCCTACGGAAGAAATGGCCGAAGGCGTCCCGCTGTAA
- the uvrC gene encoding excinuclease ABC subunit UvrC, protein MDLQEKIRTLPTRPGVYLYKNGDGEVIYVGKAKNLRSRVRSYLLEASQANAKTGSLMREAVDLDYILVDNEREALALENNLIKQRKPRFNILLRDDKTYPYVKLTLGDRHPKVFVTRKLRKDGSAYYGPYFPGNLAHRIVELIHRSFLLPSCKLDLSRYHSRPCLQYYIKRCLGPCVESLTTPEIYREAVRDAQMFLEGRQAELGRSIEQRMNEAAVNEQFELAAKYRDLLITVNQMQDKQRIATADGDESDVFGYHYENGMVAVNLFHMRGGKIVDRREFFWEDLPDFLEPDTDTDVIAYSAEPGAAPIASADAAGLAGPAPAPLPFEAGAFFSALLKQLYIDQQYVPRSIYVPVDFADRPALATLLCERTGHKIELAVPQRGEKRSLVDLAGQNAKQSFDQRFRVFQPSQKVIQETLQDILMLPELPRRIECFDISHIQGAETVASMVVWEDGAMNKSAYRKFQIKTVEGVDDFASMHEVVTRRYRRLVEEQKPLPSLILIDGGLGQLHAAAAALESLGITTQPLASIAKREEIIYLYGQEDDPIVLDRRSPVLHLVQRVRDESHRFAVTYHRKRREMRDRDSELLSIPGVGALTRTRLVEHFGSVRSVKEADISALTAVVPRKTADAIHSFFHPPEPARANAFPILNNSE, encoded by the coding sequence ATGGACCTTCAGGAAAAAATCCGGACCCTACCCACCCGACCCGGGGTCTATCTCTATAAAAACGGCGACGGCGAGGTCATCTACGTCGGGAAGGCTAAAAATCTCCGCTCTCGCGTTCGCTCCTACCTGCTTGAGGCCTCCCAGGCGAACGCCAAGACCGGGTCTCTGATGCGCGAGGCGGTCGACCTCGACTACATCCTGGTCGATAACGAACGTGAGGCCCTTGCGCTTGAAAACAACCTCATCAAGCAGCGAAAGCCGCGCTTCAATATTCTTCTACGTGACGACAAGACCTATCCCTATGTGAAGCTCACGCTGGGTGACCGTCATCCCAAGGTATTCGTGACTCGAAAGCTGCGCAAAGATGGCAGCGCCTATTACGGACCCTATTTTCCCGGCAACCTCGCCCACCGTATCGTGGAGTTGATCCACCGCAGTTTTCTGCTGCCGAGTTGCAAGCTCGATCTCTCGCGTTATCACAGCCGCCCCTGCCTGCAGTACTACATCAAACGCTGCCTTGGACCCTGCGTCGAGTCGCTGACGACTCCTGAAATCTACCGGGAGGCGGTCCGCGACGCGCAGATGTTTCTTGAGGGGCGCCAAGCGGAACTTGGCCGCTCAATCGAACAGCGCATGAACGAGGCTGCCGTCAACGAGCAGTTCGAGCTCGCCGCAAAGTATCGCGACCTGCTCATTACCGTCAATCAGATGCAAGACAAGCAGCGCATCGCGACCGCCGATGGGGATGAATCCGATGTCTTTGGCTATCACTACGAAAACGGTATGGTCGCCGTCAATCTCTTTCACATGCGCGGGGGAAAGATCGTCGATCGGCGCGAGTTCTTCTGGGAAGATCTGCCGGATTTTCTGGAACCGGATACCGACACCGACGTGATTGCGTATTCCGCCGAACCCGGCGCGGCACCGATCGCTTCGGCGGATGCCGCCGGCTTGGCCGGACCCGCACCCGCACCCCTGCCATTTGAAGCGGGAGCATTCTTCTCTGCTCTGCTCAAACAGCTCTACATTGACCAGCAATATGTGCCGCGGAGCATCTATGTGCCGGTCGATTTTGCCGACCGGCCCGCGCTCGCGACCCTGCTTTGCGAACGAACCGGTCACAAGATCGAGCTGGCCGTCCCGCAGCGCGGAGAAAAACGCTCGCTCGTCGACCTCGCCGGCCAGAATGCGAAACAGAGCTTCGATCAGCGCTTTCGCGTCTTTCAGCCCAGTCAGAAAGTAATCCAGGAGACCCTGCAGGATATCCTTATGCTGCCTGAACTCCCCCGCCGCATTGAATGCTTTGACATCTCTCACATTCAAGGCGCGGAGACGGTCGCCTCCATGGTTGTTTGGGAGGACGGCGCGATGAACAAGTCGGCGTATCGAAAGTTTCAGATCAAGACCGTGGAGGGGGTGGACGATTTCGCCTCCATGCACGAGGTCGTCACCCGCCGGTATAGGCGTCTCGTCGAAGAGCAGAAGCCCTTACCCAGCCTGATCTTGATCGACGGCGGCCTGGGCCAGCTTCACGCCGCCGCAGCAGCCTTGGAATCACTGGGGATCACCACCCAGCCGCTCGCTTCCATCGCAAAGAGAGAAGAGATCATCTACCTCTACGGTCAGGAAGATGACCCGATCGTGCTTGACCGCCGGTCTCCGGTATTGCACCTGGTGCAGCGGGTGCGCGATGAGTCCCACCGGTTCGCCGTCACCTATCACCGCAAGCGCCGCGAGATGAGAGACCGCGATTCGGAGCTGCTCTCGATTCCTGGAGTCGGCGCACTTACCCGCACCCGCCTTGTCGAACACTTTGGAAGCGTGCGCAGCGTCAAAGAAGCGGATATCTCCGCATTGACCGCCGTCGTCCCGCGCAAGACAGCCGATGCCATCCACAGCTTCTTCCATCCTCCGGAACCGGCGCGGGCGAATGCATTTCCTATCTTGAATAACTCCGAATAG
- a CDS encoding OmpA family protein, protein MPQISPKLKRVCSFAVVVATGAMFVTSGCATKNYVRNQTAPVVQKTNELDDATATNTRNIRDVDSRAQSGIAQAQQSANSASQSAQAAGQSAAQAQQQAQEAVNRADSLASVVAGLDTYKQVSDVAVNFGFDKAELTKESKAELDQLGAQLGSTKSYILQVTGGTDSVGSADYNYDLSQRRASAVVQYLAAKYNIPPHRFYLIGIGKDKEVAPNTTAAGRAKNRRVEIQLLSNDAALAAGQTVSQAR, encoded by the coding sequence ATGCCTCAGATTTCCCCAAAACTAAAGAGAGTCTGTTCTTTCGCTGTTGTTGTGGCTACCGGCGCAATGTTCGTAACCAGCGGTTGCGCGACCAAAAACTATGTCCGCAACCAGACCGCCCCAGTGGTCCAGAAGACGAATGAACTGGATGATGCGACCGCGACCAACACTCGCAACATTCGTGATGTCGATTCACGGGCGCAGTCTGGAATCGCGCAAGCGCAACAGTCTGCAAATTCCGCTTCGCAGAGTGCGCAGGCCGCCGGTCAATCGGCTGCTCAGGCCCAACAGCAGGCGCAGGAAGCCGTCAACCGCGCCGATTCTCTGGCCAGCGTCGTGGCTGGTTTGGATACCTACAAGCAGGTCAGCGATGTTGCCGTGAACTTCGGCTTCGACAAGGCGGAGTTGACGAAGGAAAGCAAGGCCGAACTCGATCAGTTGGGGGCGCAACTCGGATCGACGAAAAGCTACATTCTGCAAGTCACCGGGGGTACGGATTCAGTGGGGTCGGCGGACTATAACTACGACTTGAGCCAACGGCGCGCGTCAGCGGTCGTCCAGTATCTGGCCGCCAAGTACAACATCCCGCCCCACCGTTTTTACTTGATCGGCATCGGGAAGGATAAGGAAGTGGCTCCGAATACCACCGCCGCCGGCCGGGCAAAGAACCGGAGAGTTGAGATACAACTGCTATCGAACGATGCGGCGTTGGCGGCGGGACAGACGGTCTCTCAAGCCCGCTAG
- the pyrE gene encoding orotate phosphoribosyltransferase, whose product MKMTHREALLTLLARTSFKLGEFKLSSGGTSDYYIDCRTTTLHAEGGRLTGLAMLDLIHHQKLKPAAIGGLTLGADPVVSNLASASAWHAQQHPGAAFIHGFLVRKAEKTHGTGRRIEGFLEKGAPVIIVDDVCTTGASTIHAIEAAQEAEMKVIAAICLVEREEAKGRAAVQAAAGEAPFFSLFTANEVRAEHVSHLAL is encoded by the coding sequence ATGAAGATGACTCATCGAGAAGCCCTGCTCACCCTCCTCGCCCGCACCTCCTTCAAGCTTGGAGAATTCAAGCTCTCCTCGGGCGGCACCAGTGACTACTACATCGATTGCAGAACGACCACCCTGCACGCCGAGGGCGGGCGCCTCACTGGGCTTGCCATGCTCGACCTCATCCATCATCAGAAGCTGAAACCTGCTGCGATTGGCGGTCTCACTCTAGGAGCCGATCCCGTTGTCTCAAACCTTGCCTCAGCCAGCGCCTGGCATGCGCAACAACATCCCGGGGCAGCGTTCATTCATGGATTTCTCGTGAGAAAAGCCGAGAAAACCCACGGCACCGGACGCAGGATCGAAGGATTTCTGGAGAAGGGCGCCCCAGTGATTATCGTGGATGATGTATGTACAACTGGCGCTTCCACCATCCATGCTATTGAAGCCGCGCAGGAAGCTGAGATGAAGGTTATTGCGGCGATATGTCTGGTCGAACGCGAAGAGGCTAAGGGTCGCGCTGCGGTCCAGGCCGCCGCAGGGGAAGCGCCCTTCTTCAGTCTCTTCACTGCCAACGAAGTGAGGGCTGAACATGTCAGCCACCTCGCGCTTTAA
- a CDS encoding CPBP family intramembrane glutamic endopeptidase: MLDPVSQTDWNLGTNLPPDQGGQPELEPILNRYAEEFAGPPLSRFEDIPGLVHTCLFFILAILILFAGELATVAIGHQLPPFRHESYLSLASDARLMIPAQALQYLILLGLTTVIFGAIWHHPFWKAIQWNFPAVGKRWIVLLAVGILLGLASSLASNYLPMPKEAPILNDLMHSTTGAWLMFVFGTTCAPLIEELAFRGFLLPSLTNTFRRWERSHRISHAAAAMVGIPVSILLTSAPFALLHSLQVSYAWAPVLLIGFVSIALCIVRLAMNSLAASTLVHATYNFCLFAGMLVASDGFRHLDKLNS; this comes from the coding sequence ATGCTGGATCCCGTTTCACAGACCGATTGGAACCTGGGGACGAATTTGCCGCCGGACCAGGGCGGCCAGCCGGAGCTCGAGCCGATCCTGAACCGCTATGCCGAGGAATTTGCCGGACCACCACTCTCCAGGTTCGAGGACATTCCCGGTCTCGTGCATACCTGCCTCTTTTTCATTTTGGCCATCTTGATCCTGTTTGCGGGAGAGTTGGCAACCGTGGCCATCGGCCACCAGCTGCCTCCCTTCCGACACGAAAGCTACCTCAGCCTGGCAAGCGATGCGCGGCTGATGATTCCCGCTCAAGCGCTGCAATATCTCATCCTGCTCGGATTGACTACGGTCATCTTTGGCGCAATATGGCACCACCCGTTTTGGAAAGCAATTCAATGGAACTTCCCCGCCGTAGGCAAGCGATGGATCGTTCTTCTGGCGGTTGGAATTCTTCTCGGTCTCGCCAGCAGTCTTGCGAGCAATTACCTTCCCATGCCGAAGGAAGCGCCGATCCTCAATGACTTGATGCACAGCACCACGGGGGCGTGGTTGATGTTCGTCTTCGGTACTACCTGCGCCCCGCTCATTGAAGAGCTGGCTTTCCGCGGATTTCTGTTGCCCTCTCTGACCAACACCTTTCGCCGGTGGGAACGCAGCCACCGCATCTCGCATGCAGCGGCAGCGATGGTTGGGATTCCCGTCTCGATCCTGCTTACCAGCGCGCCCTTTGCGCTCTTGCATTCCTTGCAGGTTTCCTATGCCTGGGCGCCGGTGTTGCTGATCGGCTTTGTCAGTATCGCGCTCTGCATCGTGCGACTCGCGATGAACTCGCTCGCCGCCAGCACGCTTGTTCATGCAACCTACAACTTCTGTCTGTTTGCCGGAATGCTCGTCGCCAGTGACGGTTTCCGCCACCTGGACAAGCTGAACAGCTGA
- the uvrA gene encoding excinuclease ABC subunit UvrA, with protein sequence MAITHITVHGARQHNLRDIHVQIPRNTLTVITGLSGSGKSSLAFDTIYAEGQRRYVETLSTYARQFLDQIERPDVDSIEGLSPAISIEQKTTSRSPRSTVGTITEIYDYLRLLFASVGVPHCPQCGNPISRQTPEQIVERILSLTPGERVIIYAPIVRGRKGEFKDLLDELDQQGFRARIDGELRDLADSIHLDKRKNHTIEAVIDRVVLKPGVEKRLEASVAKSLQMANGLVLIGSNGSGSGKGTEEQLYSSSMACPDCGLDIPKLEPRSFSFNSTYGACPECHGLGNIYDFDPAKVITDWTKPLLDGGLGPGSASQYLLKLIHLAAQKYKIDLGLPFEDLTERQQNLLLYGPPKTEAPRTGFHGILAYLRHWMQDVKSEEGREYMLNYMSASTCPVCKGQRLRPASLAVKVGSLSIADFTALPLRRALDAARHLEFSKRDALIAERLRREIVERLEFLDSVGLSYLALDRNAASLSGGEGQRIRLATQIGSRLRGVLYVLDEPSIGLHQRDNQRLIAALESLRDLGNTVLVVEHDEDTIRHADYVVDLGPGAGKLGGYVVAQGTPAEIIRSTGSLTGKYLSGETSILHRIAPRSLTGKEIILEGARSHNLRNVNARFPLGVMTVITGVSGSGKSTLVNDILYRALAKELYGSREEPGEHDKIKGFDQIDKAIRIDQSPIGRTPRSNPATYTGVFTAIRDLFAMLPEARERGYKPGRFSFNVSGGRCETCQGDGQRRIEMNFMPDVYVTCEVCNGRRYNQETLAVKFNGYSIADILDLAIEDALPVLADIPNVRQKLQTLVDVGLGYIHLGQAATTLSGGEAQRMKLARELSKRQTGRTLYLLDEPTTGLHFDDVRRLLEVLHRLTDLGNTVIIIEHNLDVVRNADWIIDLGPEGGEGGGQIIAEGTPEYVATIAHSHTGEFLRRYYSQTGSLPANVVTLSKQENVSNGSHALSKAKPARVPRKRKTELVS encoded by the coding sequence ATGGCAATCACCCACATCACCGTGCATGGCGCGCGCCAACACAATCTACGCGACATTCACGTGCAAATCCCGCGCAATACACTGACCGTCATCACAGGACTCTCAGGCTCCGGCAAATCCTCGCTTGCTTTCGATACCATCTATGCCGAAGGCCAACGAAGATACGTTGAGACGCTATCAACGTATGCGCGGCAGTTCCTCGATCAGATCGAGCGGCCCGATGTCGACTCTATCGAAGGCCTAAGTCCCGCGATCTCGATTGAGCAGAAGACGACCAGCCGCAGCCCGCGCTCCACGGTCGGCACCATTACCGAAATCTACGATTATTTGCGCCTGCTCTTTGCCTCGGTGGGTGTACCCCACTGCCCGCAATGCGGAAATCCGATTTCGCGTCAAACTCCTGAGCAGATCGTTGAACGCATTCTGTCCCTCACCCCTGGGGAGCGAGTCATCATTTATGCCCCCATTGTTCGCGGCCGCAAAGGAGAGTTTAAGGACCTGCTCGATGAGCTCGACCAGCAAGGATTCCGCGCGCGGATCGACGGCGAACTTCGCGATCTTGCCGACAGCATCCATCTGGATAAGCGCAAAAACCATACCATCGAGGCCGTGATCGACCGCGTTGTTCTGAAACCTGGCGTCGAGAAGCGGCTGGAAGCCTCGGTCGCGAAGTCGCTGCAGATGGCGAATGGGCTGGTGCTCATCGGCTCCAATGGCAGCGGGAGCGGCAAGGGGACCGAAGAACAGCTTTACTCCTCATCGATGGCTTGCCCGGATTGCGGTCTTGACATTCCTAAACTGGAGCCGCGCAGCTTCTCCTTCAATAGCACTTATGGCGCGTGCCCCGAGTGCCATGGTCTGGGTAACATTTACGACTTCGATCCAGCCAAGGTCATCACCGATTGGACTAAGCCGCTCCTCGATGGCGGACTTGGCCCTGGCTCGGCCTCCCAGTATCTGCTCAAGCTCATTCACCTCGCCGCGCAGAAATACAAGATCGACCTGGGTCTGCCATTTGAGGACCTCACCGAGAGGCAGCAGAACCTGTTGCTTTATGGACCGCCGAAGACCGAAGCTCCCCGTACCGGATTTCACGGGATTCTCGCCTACCTTCGCCACTGGATGCAGGATGTAAAGTCAGAGGAGGGCCGTGAGTACATGTTGAATTACATGTCCGCGTCCACCTGCCCGGTGTGCAAAGGCCAGCGACTCCGGCCCGCATCCTTAGCCGTCAAAGTAGGTTCGCTTTCTATTGCTGATTTCACCGCGCTCCCCTTGCGCCGCGCTCTCGATGCAGCCCGTCATCTCGAATTTTCAAAACGCGACGCCCTGATCGCGGAGCGTTTGCGCCGCGAGATCGTCGAACGCCTTGAATTCCTCGATTCCGTGGGGCTTAGCTACCTTGCCCTGGATCGAAATGCCGCTTCCCTCTCGGGCGGCGAAGGCCAACGCATCCGCCTGGCTACTCAGATTGGCTCTCGCCTTCGTGGCGTGCTCTATGTTCTCGATGAACCGTCGATCGGTCTTCACCAAAGAGATAATCAACGCCTGATTGCCGCGCTCGAATCGCTGCGCGATCTCGGCAACACCGTGCTGGTCGTGGAACACGATGAAGACACTATTCGCCATGCCGACTATGTTGTCGATCTCGGCCCCGGGGCCGGCAAGTTGGGCGGCTATGTGGTTGCCCAGGGCACCCCCGCGGAAATCATCCGGTCGACCGGCTCCCTCACCGGAAAATATCTTTCCGGTGAGACCAGCATTCTGCATCGCATTGCGCCGCGCTCGCTTACCGGGAAAGAGATCATTCTCGAAGGCGCGCGCAGCCATAATCTTCGCAACGTCAATGCACGATTTCCACTCGGCGTGATGACTGTCATCACCGGTGTCTCAGGATCGGGGAAGAGCACTCTGGTGAACGATATCCTCTATCGTGCACTGGCAAAAGAACTCTACGGTTCCCGAGAGGAGCCCGGCGAGCACGACAAAATCAAGGGTTTCGACCAGATCGACAAAGCAATCCGCATTGACCAGTCACCGATCGGACGCACCCCTCGATCCAATCCGGCCACTTACACCGGAGTTTTCACCGCCATTCGCGACTTGTTCGCCATGCTGCCCGAGGCCCGCGAGCGCGGGTATAAGCCGGGACGCTTCTCGTTCAATGTATCCGGAGGACGTTGCGAGACCTGCCAGGGTGACGGCCAGCGGCGAATCGAAATGAACTTTATGCCTGACGTCTACGTGACCTGTGAGGTTTGCAACGGCCGCCGTTACAATCAGGAGACGCTCGCGGTTAAGTTCAACGGTTACTCGATCGCCGATATCCTTGACCTGGCCATCGAAGACGCCCTCCCTGTCCTTGCCGACATCCCCAATGTGCGCCAAAAGCTGCAAACACTGGTCGACGTAGGGCTGGGCTACATTCATCTTGGACAAGCAGCGACGACCCTCTCGGGTGGGGAGGCGCAACGGATGAAGCTGGCCCGGGAACTCTCCAAGCGGCAGACCGGGCGCACACTCTATCTGCTCGACGAGCCGACAACCGGCCTGCACTTCGACGACGTCCGCCGGCTGCTCGAGGTCCTTCACCGCCTCACCGATCTTGGCAATACAGTCATCATCATCGAACACAACCTCGACGTCGTCCGGAATGCCGATTGGATCATCGATCTTGGCCCGGAAGGCGGCGAAGGCGGCGGTCAGATCATCGCCGAAGGTACGCCGGAATACGTCGCAACCATCGCGCATTCTCACACTGGTGAATTCTTGCGCCGCTACTACAGTCAAACCGGGAGTTTGCCTGCGAATGTCGTGACTCTAAGCAAGCAGGAAAATGTATCGAACGGCAGCCACGCCTTGTCTAAAGCGAAGCCGGCGCGGGTTCCCCGCAAGCGGAAGACGGAACTGGTCTCATAA